The Exiguobacterium acetylicum genome includes a window with the following:
- a CDS encoding UDP-N-acetylmuramoyl-L-alanyl-D-glutamate--2,6-diaminopimelate ligase — MSRLAKLLTELLPITINEAINPIITNIATDSRQITPGGLFICINGYTVDGHDYIDQAINNGAVAILADRSLPDSQVPVITVPDTKRLVGQVADRFYDQPSRKMRVYGVTGTNGKTTTTKLAYDLFRSTGVKAGMISTVGARIDEELIETPNTTPEAIILHRLLFEMVEKGVTDCIIEVSSHALAEGRVEGVSFHSAAFTNLTHDHLDYHHSMEDYAKTKALLFQQVAASSGRAIVLNREDGWSRVMREAAPLQPVIWYTTQPNRTSQIAVEWLTDTVNVRIDETTTRVPTALLGEFNAANLAAAMGLLRAGDANLYALIRHIPGLELPKGRLERLAWDPCEIYLDYAHTPDGLEKCLEALTSSGESLAVVLSAAGERDRTKRAEMGRIASKYCSKIIVTVHDARSEAPKQIIEELIVDIPQDRVVGCHTSRHEALVQAAHLAHEGQRIVVVGKGHDEVERIGTKTIPFNEKTILLAELERLSKGESVI; from the coding sequence ATGAGTCGACTAGCAAAGCTTCTGACTGAACTATTACCAATCACTATAAATGAAGCAATCAATCCAATCATTACGAATATCGCCACCGATTCACGGCAAATCACACCGGGTGGATTATTCATCTGCATCAACGGATATACGGTTGACGGGCACGATTACATTGATCAAGCAATCAATAATGGTGCTGTCGCGATTCTAGCTGACCGATCATTACCAGATAGTCAGGTTCCTGTCATCACCGTACCAGATACAAAACGGCTTGTAGGTCAAGTTGCGGACCGTTTTTACGATCAACCGAGTCGGAAAATGCGCGTCTACGGTGTAACAGGCACAAATGGAAAAACGACGACGACGAAATTGGCTTACGATCTCTTTCGATCAACAGGTGTGAAAGCCGGCATGATCAGTACGGTCGGTGCACGAATCGATGAGGAACTCATTGAGACACCAAATACGACACCTGAAGCGATCATCTTGCATCGTTTATTGTTTGAAATGGTCGAAAAAGGTGTGACGGATTGTATCATCGAAGTGTCTTCTCACGCACTGGCTGAAGGTCGAGTGGAGGGAGTATCCTTCCACTCAGCAGCCTTTACGAATCTGACGCATGATCATCTTGATTATCATCATTCAATGGAAGATTACGCAAAGACAAAAGCCTTGTTATTTCAGCAAGTCGCTGCGTCAAGTGGACGGGCAATCGTCTTAAATCGAGAAGATGGTTGGAGTCGTGTCATGCGAGAAGCCGCTCCTTTACAACCGGTCATTTGGTATACGACTCAACCGAATCGAACATCACAAATCGCAGTCGAGTGGCTGACGGATACCGTTAATGTGCGCATCGATGAGACGACGACGCGTGTGCCGACCGCTCTACTTGGTGAATTCAATGCGGCGAATTTAGCGGCGGCAATGGGATTATTGCGAGCAGGCGATGCTAACCTGTATGCACTGATTCGTCATATTCCAGGACTAGAGTTACCGAAGGGACGACTCGAACGGCTCGCCTGGGATCCTTGTGAAATTTATCTTGACTATGCGCATACACCGGATGGTCTTGAAAAATGCTTAGAGGCACTTACTTCTTCAGGAGAGTCACTAGCGGTCGTCTTAAGTGCGGCCGGAGAACGTGACCGTACGAAACGAGCGGAGATGGGACGAATTGCGAGTAAATATTGCTCAAAAATCATCGTAACAGTTCATGATGCGAGATCGGAAGCACCGAAACAGATCATCGAAGAGTTGATTGTCGATATTCCGCAAGACCGAGTCGTTGGTTGTCATACGTCCCGGCATGAAGCTCTTGTACAAGCTGCCCATCTTGCTCATGAAGGACAACGGATCGTCGTCGTTGGAAAAGGTCACGATGAAGTAGAGCGAATCGGTACAAAAACGATTCCGTTTAATGAAAAAACCATATTACTTGCAGAATTAGAACGATTGTCTAAAGGGGAATCTGTCATTTAA
- a CDS encoding MarR family winged helix-turn-helix transcriptional regulator — MLYTQEDVLGQLSKVSRLVKREIDATLLPHSLHTGQWALLKAVALLQPVSQVQLAHYLIIEKPAVTKTVSRLERLGFITRTKQGRTYLVSLTPLAVERFDQIDAAVQEAHQRLLASFSLTDQQQLGEWMTHLLTLHRQEESL, encoded by the coding sequence ATGCTATATACACAAGAAGATGTTCTCGGACAATTATCAAAAGTATCACGTCTCGTCAAACGAGAAATTGATGCAACGTTACTTCCGCATTCTTTACACACAGGTCAATGGGCACTCCTCAAAGCCGTTGCCTTACTACAGCCTGTGTCACAAGTCCAACTGGCTCATTATCTAATCATCGAAAAGCCGGCTGTGACGAAAACCGTCTCTCGTCTTGAAAGACTTGGCTTCATTACACGGACAAAACAAGGACGAACATATCTTGTGTCCTTGACACCTCTAGCCGTCGAACGTTTTGATCAAATCGATGCCGCTGTTCAAGAAGCGCATCAGCGATTGCTCGCCTCCTTCTCCCTTACCGATCAGCAACAGCTCGGTGAGTGGATGACACACCTACTTACGCTACATCGACAGGAGGAATCCTTATGA
- a CDS encoding MFS transporter has product MTTRLFSRHYVMTLIINLLLFITFYLLNASLPLLAAKQFPVSASAIGWIVTSFILATVCSRPLIGHWLDRYNLKRILMISAGLFTFMSVCYLLVLPLESFFYLIIIRVIHGFSFGMLSSSISLAVTTLIPRTRQGEGMGYFVLSMNLASVLGPVIGLAFIQEKAYILYFVTVAALAIIAFVLMMRLPLASQHIPSTSAFRLRQSLFLSRPLLLIATLLAGVAISSTSAFISLYTDSIGHVAYASYFYALVAFGMVAIRPIAGKLFDQRGAAFVLLPSYALYMFGFIVLGWYPSLIGLLAAALIIGFGSASIFPGLQTVLLNFAPREQKGKAISTFFLAYDTGFGIGALILATVASKIGYSNMFLSCSLIVLVSGLLFFTFTKRQVTSSEPEELAS; this is encoded by the coding sequence ATGACCACTCGGTTATTCTCGCGTCATTATGTCATGACGCTAATCATCAACCTATTGCTCTTCATCACGTTTTATTTATTGAATGCCTCCTTACCCTTACTCGCTGCTAAACAGTTTCCGGTCTCTGCTTCGGCAATCGGTTGGATCGTGACGAGCTTCATTTTAGCCACAGTCTGTTCTCGTCCACTAATCGGTCATTGGTTGGATCGGTATAATTTAAAACGGATTTTAATGATTTCTGCGGGGCTCTTTACCTTCATGAGTGTCTGCTACTTGCTCGTCCTTCCGCTAGAATCATTCTTCTATTTAATCATCATCCGTGTGATCCATGGTTTTAGTTTCGGTATGTTATCTTCTTCGATTAGCCTTGCCGTTACGACATTGATTCCGAGAACACGTCAAGGCGAAGGGATGGGCTATTTTGTTCTCTCGATGAATTTGGCATCTGTTCTTGGTCCTGTCATCGGTCTTGCCTTCATCCAGGAGAAAGCATACATTCTCTACTTCGTGACGGTTGCTGCTCTCGCTATCATTGCCTTCGTGTTAATGATGCGTCTGCCACTGGCGAGTCAGCATATTCCAAGTACTTCTGCGTTTCGTTTACGCCAATCGCTCTTTTTATCACGTCCGCTCTTATTGATCGCGACTCTTTTAGCAGGCGTTGCGATTTCTAGTACGTCTGCCTTCATCTCTCTTTATACGGACTCGATTGGTCACGTTGCTTATGCGTCTTATTTTTATGCATTAGTCGCTTTCGGTATGGTTGCGATTCGACCGATTGCTGGAAAACTGTTTGATCAACGAGGAGCAGCATTCGTGTTATTACCATCCTATGCTTTATACATGTTTGGTTTCATCGTCCTCGGATGGTATCCCTCATTGATTGGTCTTTTAGCAGCAGCACTCATTATCGGATTCGGTTCGGCTTCTATCTTCCCGGGGCTTCAAACCGTTCTGTTGAACTTTGCACCTCGCGAACAAAAAGGAAAAGCAATCTCGACTTTTTTCCTTGCCTACGACACGGGATTTGGAATTGGTGCCTTGATTCTCGCAACGGTCGCAAGCAAAATTGGCTATTCTAATATGTTCTTGTCTTGTAGTCTGATCGTTCTCGTAAGTGGTCTACTATTTTTTACTTTTACGAAACGACAAGTTACATCATCAGAACCAGAAGAACTCGCTTCTTAA
- the pheT gene encoding phenylalanine--tRNA ligase subunit beta, with translation MLVSKQWLNEYVDVSHVSGQDLADLITKSGIEVEGVEVRDESLNNIVVGRVLTKEKHPEADKLNVTTVDIGQEEPVQIVCGAPNVEAGQDVIVARVGARLPGIKIKRAKLRGVVSEGMICSLEELGFEKKYIREDEQDGIHTFRESVTPGQDVLELLGLRDEILELGLTPNRSDCLSMYGVAHEVAALYDTTPTFPVVDVKEAESATTVNVTLDSEDCPFYAAREIQGVTIQESPTWLKNRLIANGIRPINNVVDVTNFVLLETGQPLHSFDAEKLGKKIVVRQARTGEAFTTLDEVERTLDSSMLVITDGERPVALAGVMGGANTEVDGNTTSIILESAYFAPISVRKTSRVLGLRSDSSARFEKGVDPRRVLLALDRAAALIAELSGGTVHSGIAQAGTLELDDHLIEASVSYINHRLGMEIEGTVMQTLLERLGLGVELSGDALTVSVPTRRQDLKIPADLSEEVARLYGYDALTSSLPSEASRGFLPKRNVHRRQLRRTLQGAGLSQAITYSLTSEQRAMQFNEREDLHPVKLAMPISEARSTLRTSLIPGLLEVAQHNVARQHADVAFYELGSVYLQRDASLETLPIEQEMIGGVAVGVSEQHRAHGTLVKTDFFVMKGIVETLASASGIRLTFEAANIPSMHPGRTARILLDGEAIGFVGQVHPGLSKEQYGLKEVYVFELEAMALRSKEEQVYSEISRFPSMTRDLAIVVERSVTAQSIVDVMTEAAGPLLQTIELFDVYTGENVGEHEKSFAFSLRYQNKERTLVDEEITTAQQRVVDAVKETFNAELRA, from the coding sequence ATGTTAGTCTCAAAACAATGGTTGAACGAATATGTGGATGTCAGTCACGTTTCAGGACAGGACTTGGCTGATTTAATTACAAAGAGTGGGATCGAAGTCGAAGGCGTCGAGGTCCGAGATGAGTCGTTGAATAACATCGTCGTCGGACGTGTGTTAACGAAAGAAAAACATCCAGAAGCAGATAAATTGAACGTTACGACAGTTGACATTGGACAAGAAGAACCCGTCCAAATCGTTTGTGGTGCACCGAACGTCGAAGCAGGACAAGATGTCATCGTCGCGCGTGTCGGAGCTCGGTTACCAGGCATTAAAATCAAACGTGCTAAATTGCGCGGTGTCGTCTCGGAAGGGATGATCTGTTCACTTGAAGAACTCGGATTCGAAAAGAAATATATCCGGGAAGATGAACAGGACGGGATCCATACGTTCCGTGAATCGGTCACACCGGGACAAGATGTTTTAGAATTACTCGGTCTACGTGACGAAATCCTAGAACTTGGCTTGACACCGAACCGTTCGGATTGCCTCAGCATGTATGGTGTCGCACACGAAGTGGCTGCGCTTTATGATACGACACCAACGTTCCCAGTCGTTGATGTCAAAGAAGCAGAATCTGCGACGACAGTCAATGTGACACTTGATTCAGAAGACTGCCCGTTCTATGCGGCACGAGAAATTCAAGGGGTGACGATTCAAGAATCACCGACTTGGTTAAAAAATCGCTTGATCGCAAATGGCATTCGTCCAATCAATAACGTCGTCGACGTCACGAACTTCGTCTTACTTGAGACAGGTCAGCCGCTTCATTCATTCGATGCGGAAAAACTCGGGAAAAAAATCGTCGTTCGTCAAGCACGTACAGGTGAAGCGTTCACGACGTTAGACGAAGTCGAGCGGACGCTTGACTCTTCGATGCTCGTCATCACAGACGGAGAACGTCCGGTCGCGCTTGCTGGTGTCATGGGTGGAGCGAATACAGAAGTTGACGGAAATACGACATCGATCATTTTAGAGTCTGCTTATTTCGCACCGATTTCTGTTCGGAAGACGAGCCGTGTTCTTGGACTCCGTTCGGACTCAAGTGCGCGTTTTGAAAAAGGCGTTGACCCACGTCGCGTCTTGTTAGCACTCGATCGTGCAGCAGCGTTGATTGCTGAACTCTCAGGTGGAACGGTCCATTCCGGTATCGCTCAGGCTGGAACACTCGAGTTAGACGACCATTTGATCGAAGCAAGTGTCTCGTATATCAATCACCGTTTAGGAATGGAGATTGAAGGAACGGTCATGCAAACGTTACTTGAACGTCTCGGTCTCGGTGTTGAGTTATCGGGAGATGCTTTAACGGTCAGTGTACCGACTCGCCGCCAAGACTTGAAAATTCCAGCTGATTTATCAGAAGAAGTCGCACGCCTTTATGGTTATGATGCATTGACTTCAAGCCTACCATCTGAAGCAAGCCGTGGTTTCTTACCAAAACGCAACGTCCATCGTCGTCAATTACGTCGAACATTACAGGGAGCAGGGCTTTCGCAAGCGATCACGTATTCGTTGACGAGCGAGCAACGGGCGATGCAATTCAATGAACGGGAAGATCTACATCCGGTCAAGCTAGCGATGCCGATCAGTGAAGCACGTTCGACACTGCGGACATCACTCATTCCAGGATTGCTTGAAGTCGCACAACATAACGTCGCTCGACAGCATGCTGACGTTGCGTTCTACGAACTCGGTAGCGTGTATTTACAACGAGATGCGTCACTTGAGACACTTCCAATCGAACAAGAAATGATTGGTGGCGTCGCAGTTGGTGTGTCAGAACAACATCGTGCTCACGGAACACTTGTTAAAACAGATTTCTTCGTCATGAAAGGGATCGTCGAGACACTCGCATCTGCGTCTGGTATCCGATTGACGTTCGAAGCAGCAAACATTCCATCGATGCACCCAGGGCGTACAGCGCGGATTCTGCTTGACGGAGAAGCAATCGGATTCGTCGGTCAAGTACACCCGGGTCTGTCAAAAGAACAGTACGGATTGAAAGAAGTGTACGTCTTTGAATTAGAAGCGATGGCACTACGTTCAAAAGAAGAACAAGTCTATTCGGAAATTTCACGTTTTCCATCGATGACACGTGACTTAGCGATCGTCGTCGAGCGATCGGTGACGGCACAATCCATCGTCGATGTCATGACGGAAGCGGCTGGTCCGCTCTTGCAGACAATCGAATTATTCGATGTCTACACAGGAGAAAACGTTGGTGAACATGAAAAATCGTTCGCGTTCTCTCTTCGTTACCAAAACAAGGAACGAACATTAGTAGATGAAGAAATTACGACAGCACAACAACGTGTCGTCGACGCAGTGAAAGAAACGTTCAATGCGGAACTTCGAGCATAA
- the pheS gene encoding phenylalanine--tRNA ligase subunit alpha, with the protein MREQLEALRDEAVALVDQATTQKELNDVRVKYLGKKGPITEVLRGMGKLSAEERPVVGEIANTVRQAIQEQLEQRLTAVKQQEMDAKLATEAIDVTLPGRPKKVGHAHLLQQVTDEIEDIFVGLGYTIAEGPEVEQDLFNFEMLNLPKDHPARDMQDSFYITEEILMRTHTSPVQARTMLASKGEPIRILCPGKVYRRDEDDATHSHQFMQVEGLVVGESISMADLKGTLEAFAKQMFGEAREVRLRPSFFPFTEPSVEVDVSCFKCGGKGCNICKQTGWIEILGAGMVHPHVLEMAEYDSTKMSGFAFGMGIERIAMLKYGVDDIRHFYTNDVRFSEQF; encoded by the coding sequence ATGCGCGAGCAATTAGAAGCGTTACGCGATGAAGCAGTTGCATTAGTCGATCAAGCAACAACACAAAAAGAACTCAATGATGTTCGAGTCAAATACCTCGGAAAAAAGGGACCAATCACAGAAGTACTACGAGGAATGGGTAAGCTATCAGCGGAAGAACGACCAGTCGTCGGTGAAATCGCAAATACTGTCCGTCAAGCAATCCAAGAGCAACTCGAACAACGTTTGACCGCTGTTAAGCAGCAGGAAATGGATGCAAAACTGGCAACTGAAGCGATTGACGTCACGTTACCAGGACGTCCGAAAAAAGTCGGTCATGCGCATTTACTACAACAGGTGACAGATGAGATTGAAGACATCTTCGTCGGACTCGGTTATACGATTGCTGAAGGACCAGAGGTCGAGCAAGATCTCTTTAACTTCGAGATGTTGAATCTACCGAAGGATCATCCGGCACGTGATATGCAGGATTCGTTCTACATTACGGAAGAAATTTTGATGCGGACACATACGTCGCCAGTTCAAGCCCGGACGATGCTCGCTTCTAAAGGGGAACCGATCCGCATTCTTTGCCCAGGTAAAGTCTATCGCCGGGATGAAGATGATGCGACGCACTCTCACCAATTCATGCAGGTCGAAGGCCTAGTCGTCGGAGAATCAATTTCGATGGCAGATTTAAAAGGAACGCTTGAAGCATTTGCGAAGCAGATGTTCGGTGAAGCGCGTGAAGTCCGCTTGCGTCCAAGTTTCTTCCCGTTCACGGAGCCTTCAGTCGAAGTCGACGTCTCTTGTTTCAAGTGTGGCGGTAAGGGATGTAACATCTGTAAGCAAACAGGCTGGATTGAAATTCTGGGAGCCGGAATGGTTCATCCGCACGTTCTTGAAATGGCAGAGTACGATAGTACGAAAATGTCAGGATTCGCTTTCGGTATGGGAATCGAACGGATTGCCATGTTGAAATACGGTGTCGATGATATTCGCCACTTCTATACGAATGACGTTCGCTTCAGCGAACAGTTTTAA
- a CDS encoding TrmH family RNA methyltransferase produces MKHIASAKNEIVKQWKKLLTKKGRLQTNRFLIEGEHLVEEAVRAGIIKEVIVRESYQVPGSWKRNADVFTIDEAVIKVLAETETSQGIFAVCEMKQASAQLERGRYLLLDRLQDPGNVGTMIRTADAAGFDGVIVGPGTVDVYNGKVIRATQGSLFHLPVITMPLEEAVNALHEQGIAVIGTALEGATSYQTIAPMDALGLIIGNEGQGVSPELLSYCDERAYIPIRGKAESLNAAVAAGILLYHFASVD; encoded by the coding sequence ATGAAGCATATTGCATCAGCAAAGAACGAAATCGTCAAACAATGGAAAAAACTCTTAACGAAAAAAGGGCGTTTGCAGACGAACCGCTTTTTGATTGAAGGAGAACACCTGGTTGAAGAGGCTGTTCGCGCTGGAATCATTAAAGAAGTAATCGTTCGAGAATCGTACCAAGTACCTGGTTCATGGAAACGAAATGCCGATGTCTTTACAATCGATGAAGCTGTTATCAAAGTACTGGCTGAGACAGAGACGTCACAAGGTATCTTTGCTGTTTGTGAAATGAAGCAAGCTTCGGCACAACTGGAACGTGGACGTTACTTGTTACTTGATCGTCTTCAAGATCCAGGAAACGTCGGTACGATGATCCGAACAGCTGATGCTGCTGGATTCGACGGTGTCATCGTTGGACCGGGAACAGTTGATGTGTATAACGGAAAAGTCATCCGTGCGACACAAGGATCGCTATTCCATCTGCCTGTCATCACGATGCCACTCGAAGAAGCGGTCAATGCCTTGCATGAACAAGGGATTGCAGTGATTGGAACAGCATTAGAGGGCGCGACGTCTTATCAAACGATTGCACCAATGGATGCACTCGGTTTAATCATTGGAAACGAAGGACAAGGTGTTTCACCAGAGTTACTCTCTTACTGTGATGAACGTGCCTACATCCCGATCCGCGGTAAAGCAGAGTCATTGAATGCAGCAGTAGCAGCAGGAATCCTGCTCTATCATTTTGCAAGCGTGGATTGA
- a CDS encoding M42 family metallopeptidase translates to MNEQLHMLKRLTDATGVPGNEKEVRSLMREYLEPHAEAFHQDGLGSLFAEHKGAGEDAPRVLIAGHMDEVGFMVTKIDEKGFLRFQPLGGWWGQVLLAQRMNIVTSSGEVIPGVIGAKPPHVLPPEARNKPVDIKDMFIDIGASSKEEVDGWGIRPGDTVVPHCEFTVMKNENFLMAKAWDNRIGCAIAIEAIKRLKADGHPNTIFAGATVQEEVGLRGAQTVAHMLKPSIAFAVDTGIPGDTPGMTDREALSKLGEGVQVIMFDATMIAHRGLIDFVTKVATEENIKYQLDLTPGGGTDAAKFHLSNTGVPSLALTVPIRYLHTNVSIMHKADFEAAVDLVVAVTKRLDAETVQAIYEG, encoded by the coding sequence ATGAATGAACAATTACATATGCTAAAACGTCTTACGGACGCAACAGGTGTACCGGGCAACGAAAAGGAAGTCCGGAGCCTCATGCGTGAATATTTGGAACCCCATGCAGAAGCGTTTCATCAAGATGGTCTCGGAAGTCTGTTTGCAGAACATAAAGGCGCAGGCGAAGATGCACCACGCGTTTTGATCGCCGGTCATATGGATGAAGTCGGATTCATGGTCACGAAGATCGATGAAAAGGGATTTCTTCGTTTCCAGCCACTCGGCGGTTGGTGGGGACAGGTCCTTTTGGCACAGCGTATGAATATTGTGACATCATCTGGTGAAGTCATTCCAGGTGTAATCGGTGCAAAACCACCTCATGTTTTACCACCGGAAGCGCGCAATAAGCCGGTCGACATTAAAGATATGTTCATCGATATCGGTGCTTCCTCTAAAGAAGAAGTCGACGGTTGGGGAATTCGTCCGGGTGATACGGTCGTTCCACATTGCGAATTTACTGTGATGAAAAATGAGAACTTCTTGATGGCGAAAGCATGGGACAACCGGATTGGTTGTGCCATCGCAATCGAAGCAATCAAACGCTTAAAAGCAGACGGTCATCCAAACACGATTTTTGCAGGAGCGACAGTCCAAGAAGAAGTCGGATTGCGTGGTGCTCAAACGGTCGCACATATGCTCAAACCATCGATTGCGTTTGCTGTCGATACAGGTATTCCGGGCGATACACCAGGAATGACGGATCGTGAGGCGCTGTCGAAGCTCGGCGAAGGTGTTCAAGTCATCATGTTCGATGCAACGATGATTGCGCATCGTGGATTAATCGATTTCGTGACGAAAGTCGCAACAGAAGAAAATATTAAGTATCAACTGGACTTAACACCAGGTGGCGGAACGGATGCAGCGAAGTTCCACTTGTCTAATACAGGTGTTCCATCACTTGCATTGACAGTGCCAATTCGCTACCTGCATACGAATGTCTCGATCATGCATAAAGCCGATTTCGAAGCAGCTGTCGATTTAGTCGTTGCTGTTACAAAACGCCTTGATGCTGAGACAGTCCAAGCGATCTACGAGGGGTAA
- a CDS encoding dUTP diphosphatase: MDWLTLFEMQEQLDKRIQSEHQLTGNQFDERLLALLVELGELANETRCFKFWSKKGPSAQVTILEEYVDGVHFLLSLGLALEYKKSHFSEGDFYLTATDAFLDVYNKTNVFAISRTEQSYDVLIGAYLALGATLGFTQDMIFKAYISKNEANHVRQDNGY; the protein is encoded by the coding sequence ATGGATTGGTTGACACTTTTTGAGATGCAAGAACAGTTGGATAAACGGATTCAGTCAGAACATCAATTAACAGGCAATCAATTCGACGAGCGGTTGCTCGCCTTATTGGTCGAACTCGGCGAACTTGCGAATGAGACACGTTGCTTTAAGTTCTGGTCGAAGAAGGGACCATCCGCTCAAGTCACAATTCTTGAGGAATATGTCGATGGCGTCCATTTTCTACTCTCACTAGGTCTAGCGCTTGAATATAAGAAGAGTCATTTTTCGGAAGGTGACTTTTATTTGACGGCAACGGATGCCTTTTTAGATGTCTATAACAAAACGAACGTCTTCGCGATCTCGCGAACGGAACAAAGTTATGATGTTCTAATTGGTGCATACCTTGCATTAGGTGCTACACTAGGCTTTACACAGGATATGATTTTCAAGGCTTACATTTCTAAAAATGAAGCAAACCATGTGCGACAAGACAACGGTTACTAA
- the rplT gene encoding 50S ribosomal protein L20 codes for MPRVKGGYTTRQRRKKQLKLAKGYYGSKHTLFKVAKQQVMKSLMYAYRDRRQKKRDFRRLWITRINAAARINGLSYSRMMHGLKLAGIDVNRKMLADLAVTDATAFASLADTAKAKLNA; via the coding sequence ATGCCACGCGTAAAAGGCGGATATACGACTCGTCAACGTCGTAAAAAACAACTCAAATTAGCTAAGGGCTACTACGGCTCGAAACATACACTCTTCAAGGTTGCGAAACAGCAAGTCATGAAATCTCTCATGTATGCTTACCGTGACCGTCGTCAAAAGAAACGTGACTTCCGTCGCCTCTGGATCACTCGGATCAATGCGGCAGCACGTATCAACGGTCTTTCTTACAGCCGCATGATGCATGGTCTTAAATTAGCAGGTATCGACGTTAACCGTAAGATGCTCGCTGACCTCGCAGTTACAGATGCAACTGCATTTGCTTCACTTGCTGACACAGCAAAAGCAAAATTGAACGCTTAA
- the rpmI gene encoding 50S ribosomal protein L35, producing the protein MPKMKSHRGASKRFKRTASGKLKRGRAYTSHLFGNKSTKAKRKLRKASMVSTGDFKRIRHMIAK; encoded by the coding sequence ATGCCTAAAATGAAATCGCACCGCGGTGCTTCTAAACGTTTCAAACGTACTGCTTCTGGCAAATTGAAACGTGGTCGTGCTTACACAAGCCACTTGTTCGGTAACAAATCAACAAAAGCGAAACGTAAATTACGTAAAGCTAGCATGGTATCTACGGGTGACTTCAAACGCATCCGTCACATGATCGCGAAGTAA
- the infC gene encoding translation initiation factor IF-3: MEVLTISKDLLINESIRAREVRLIGADGAQLGVQSRNEALRLAEEAELDLVMVAPQATPPVCKIMDYGKYRFEMQKKDKETRKNQKVIQMKEVRLSPTIEENDFQTKFRNAKKFLENGNKVKASIRFRGRAITHSEIGRRVLERLATDLSEFGVVEQRPKMEGRSMFLVLAPKKED, from the coding sequence ATGGAGGTGCTAACCATTAGCAAAGATCTGTTAATCAATGAAAGCATCCGTGCCCGAGAAGTTCGTCTTATCGGAGCGGATGGTGCTCAACTAGGTGTCCAATCACGCAACGAAGCGTTACGTCTCGCTGAGGAAGCGGAACTTGACCTCGTCATGGTCGCTCCACAGGCGACGCCGCCAGTTTGTAAGATCATGGACTACGGTAAATACCGTTTCGAGATGCAAAAGAAGGACAAAGAAACTCGGAAGAATCAAAAAGTGATTCAGATGAAAGAAGTTCGTCTTAGCCCGACAATCGAGGAGAACGACTTCCAAACGAAATTCCGTAATGCGAAGAAATTCTTGGAGAATGGTAACAAAGTGAAAGCGAGTATTCGTTTCCGCGGTCGTGCCATCACTCACTCGGAAATCGGTAGACGCGTTCTCGAACGTCTCGCAACGGATTTAAGTGAGTTCGGTGTTGTGGAACAGAGACCGAAGATGGAAGGACGCAGCATGTTCCTCGTGCTTGCTCCTAAGAAAGAAGACTAA